Part of the Syntrophorhabdaceae bacterium genome is shown below.
CTCGTTCTGCTCCATCCGCTGATACTTTCTGAAGAGTTTCCAGTTATGCTCCTCCTCTTCCTTCGTATCAAAGAGAAGGGAACGGACCATCCGTGAAGGTCTTCCTTTCGCACCAGTCAGGATATAATCCTTCGGATAATCTTTAGCGGGTTTTATGTTATCAAAACTCACCGGCTCCATCATCTGTCCCAGCATCCCGTCACCGAGGATAATGACAGGATTCCTGTACGCATCGGCAAGATCAAACGCGAGGGGAACAATATCGGTCAACTCCTGGACCGATCCCGGCGCAAGAACGATCGTCTTGTAATCGCCGTGGCCGCCGCCGCGCGTAGCCTGCAGATAATCGGACTGGGCGGGAGAGATATTTCCCATACCAGGTCCGCCTCTCATCATGTTAACAACAACTGCCGGGAGTTCGTCTGCCGCGAGATAAGAGATGCCTTCCTGTTTCAGGCTCATGCCGGGGCTGCTTGACGATGTCATGGCACGAGCCCCCGCCACGCTTGCTCCAAGGACCATGTTGATCGCCGCGATCTCACTTTCAGATTGAATAAATATTCCTCCGGCTTCCGGTACTCGTTTTGCCATGTATTCTGTCAGTTCGTTCTGCGGGGTAATGGGGTACCCGAAATAGCATGTGCAGCCGGCAAGGACCGCCGCTTCACCCAGCGCCGCGTTGCCGCTCATGAGTTTCTTCAATTCTTGAATACCTCTATCGCGACCTCAGGACACATGATCGCGCAGGTGGCACACCCTGTGCATTCCCTGCTTTCTTCAAAAGAAGCGACAAAATATCCCTTGGAATTTAATATATTTGAGAGGAAGATCGCCTTCTTCGGGCAGAACTCAATACAGAGCAAACAGCCCTTGCATCTTTCCTGTTCTATCCTGATCGCGCCCTTCACCGTTTGCCTCGGTTTGTAAAAACCAGACTTACAAAACGCTTTTAGCGTAGCCCACAGGGGCGTCCCTTGTCAAATGTTTTATGAATGCTTGGCTCATATCTGATGGCTCATGGCAATTTCTAAATTCTAAGCACCAAATTCTAAACAATTTCTAAATTCAAATATCAAATGTTCCAAACTAAAAACGCCCGACACATCTTGAATTTTGAACATTTGTGCTTGTTTAGGATTTCGATATTAGGATTTAGGATTTGCATAAGCTATGAGGGTTGTTTTTTCCCTATCATTTTTGTTGCATTAGCGGAATATATATCTTAATTTTAACCAATGGATTTAAGACACCTCGAAACGTTTGTGAAGATAGCGGAGTTAAAAAGCTTTACGAAGGCAGCCGAGGAGCTGTTTCTCACTCAGCCAACGGTCAGCAAGCAGATCGTCGACCTCGAGCGCTATTTCGGCGTAAAGCTTATTGACAGGACAAAGCGGACTGTCGTACTCACCAGGGCAGGGGAGATCCTTCTCCGGTATGCGAAGGATTTCCTGGGTCTTAAAAAGGAGACCATTGATGCGATTGCCGCATTTAAAGGTCTGCAAAAAGGCGATATCACGGTGGGGGCAAGCAATATCCCCGGGGTTTATATCCTGCCCGGATTGCTGAATATCTTTAAGCAACTGTACAATGGTATCCGGTTCAGGCTCATCATCGCTGATACAAAAGCCATTCTTCAGAAGATGGAGGAAGGCGAGATCGATGTTGGCTTCGTGGGGGCAAAATATGAGACAAAAAAGATAGAATATAAAAAATTCCTTGATGACATAATCGTCATGATCGCGCCGCTCTCTTTCCCCGATACGATCCACATTAAACAGTTAAAAGATTACCCCCTCATTATCAGGGAACAGGGATCGGGCACGCGAAATCA
Proteins encoded:
- a CDS encoding 3-methyl-2-oxobutanoate dehydrogenase subunit beta, whose amino-acid sequence is MKKLMSGNAALGEAAVLAGCTCYFGYPITPQNELTEYMAKRVPEAGGIFIQSESEIAAINMVLGASVAGARAMTSSSSPGMSLKQEGISYLAADELPAVVVNMMRGGPGMGNISPAQSDYLQATRGGGHGDYKTIVLAPGSVQELTDIVPLAFDLADAYRNPVIILGDGMLGQMMEPVSFDNIKPAKDYPKDYILTGAKGRPSRMVRSLLFDTKEEEEHNWKLFRKYQRMEQNE
- a CDS encoding 4Fe-4S binding protein — its product is MKGAIRIEQERCKGCLLCIEFCPKKAIFLSNILNSKGYFVASFEESRECTGCATCAIMCPEVAIEVFKN
- a CDS encoding selenium metabolism-associated LysR family transcriptional regulator, whose product is MDLRHLETFVKIAELKSFTKAAEELFLTQPTVSKQIVDLERYFGVKLIDRTKRTVVLTRAGEILLRYAKDFLGLKKETIDAIAAFKGLQKGDITVGASNIPGVYILPGLLNIFKQLYNGIRFRLIIADTKAILQKMEEGEIDVGFVGAKYETKKIEYKKFLDDIIVMIAPLSFPDTIHIKQLKDYPLIIREQGSGTRNHFESSLKRLKINVFPELQVIAELTDTEAIKEAVKSGMGVSYVSKMAIVHELANNNLKCLNIEGLPNIVRSFYIVTKKGKTISPPIKALLDIVDKWRKHEKR